A genomic region of Arachis hypogaea cultivar Tifrunner chromosome 5, arahy.Tifrunner.gnm2.J5K5, whole genome shotgun sequence contains the following coding sequences:
- the LOC112802270 gene encoding uncharacterized protein, protein MTLEDEKRFNLYWNFHVTSPKIELKSMNLIERDIIHTLLGLWNDNPLDLRMILAEVQASKNVVVKMAGGTEAITAMRRRLGTNTIPTNTEGMDMIYSSTTHSNLSPPEPQKSTLDIEILYSHPPSSSLVRKKQKSKGKRLTKSTTTQAEDLSSYGCVLKKDFRYCDFVDSFLLTEETKSKLVEMPVEDTLPRIQKMLLRSAAFVRDVEKEILSFRSKIASKEKELHTSATQIQILNTTLASLQEDNRKLQESIKSLEEDKKTSEKKVVEIEKNNSTLAKTAENAEQAAIDAIFDAEKNILNQIKLLAPELDISSVSAFKKVMDGQVVNIMY, encoded by the exons ATGACTTTGGAGGATGAAAAAAGGTTTAACCTTTATTGGAACTTTCACGTTACTTCTCCAAAGATTGAACTGAAAAGTATGAACCTAATAGAACGTGACATCATTCACACTCTTCTTGGTTTATGGAATGATAACCCTTTGGATTTGAGGATGATCCTTGCTGAAGTGCAAGCTTCTAAAAATGTTGTTG TTAAAATGGCTGGCGGAACTGAGGCCATTACTGCTATGAGGCGAAGGTTGGGTACTAATACTATCCCGACAAACACTGAAGGCATGGATATGATTTATTCTTCAACTACCCATAGCAATCTTTCACCTCCGGAACCTCAGAAATCAACTCTTGATATCGAAATCTTATATTCCCATCCTCCTTCGAGCTCTCTAGTGAGAAAGAAACAAAAGAGCAAGGGAAAAAGGCTTACGAAATCAACAACCACTCAAGCGGAAGATCTAAGTTCCTATGGTTGTGTCTTGAAAAAAGATTTCCGCTACTGTGACTTTGTTGATTCTTTCTTATTGACCGAGGAGACTAAGTCAAAGTTAGTTGAGATGCCTGTGGAAGACACCTTACCTCGAATTCAAAAGATGCTCCTTCGCTCAGCTGCCTTTGTTCGGGATGTAGAGAAGGAGATCCTGAGCTTTCGTTCTAAAATTGCATCAAAAGAAAAGGAGCTTCATACTTCTGCTACTCAAATTCAGATTTTGAATACTACCTTAGCCTCGTTACAAGAAGATAATAGGAAACTCCAAGAAAGTATTAAATCTTTGGAAGAGGATAAGAAGACTTCAGAGAAAAAGGTTGTTGAGATAGAGAAGAACAACTCTACACTTGCTAAGACTGCTGAAAATGCTGAACAAGCTGCTAttgatgctatttttgatgctgagAAGAACATCCTCAACCAGATCAAGCTTTTGGCTCCTGAGTTGGATATCTCCTCAGTTAGCGCTTTCAAGAAGGTCATGGATGGGCAAGTAGTAAATATTATGTACTAA